The following coding sequences lie in one Phalacrocorax aristotelis chromosome 2, bGulAri2.1, whole genome shotgun sequence genomic window:
- the RBM24 gene encoding RNA-binding protein 24: MHTTQKDTTYTKIFVGGLPYHTTDSSLRKYFEVFGDIEEAVVITDRQTGKSRGYGFVTMADRAAAERACKDPNPIIDGRKANVNLAYLGAKPRIMQPGFAFGVQQLHPALIQRPFGIPAHYVYPQAFVQPGVVIPHVQPAAAAASTTPYIDYTGAAYAQYSAAAAAYEQYPYAASPAAAAGYVAAGGYGYAVQQPITAAAPGTAAAAAAAFGQYQPQQLQTDRMQ, from the exons ATGCACACGACGCAGAAGGACACCACCTACACCAAGATCTTCGTCGGGGGCTTGCCCTACCACACCACCGACTCCAGCCTGCGAAAGTACTTCGAGGTCTTCGGGGACATCGAGGAGGCGGTGGTCATCACCGACCGGCAGACGGGCAAGTCCCGGGGATACGGCTTT GTCACCATGGctgacagagctgctgctgaaagggcTTGTAAAGATCCCAACCCCATCATCGATGGCAGGAAAGCCAACGTGAACCTGGCGTACCTGGGTGCCAAGCCGCGGATAATGCAGCCAG GTTTTGCCTTTGGCGTCCAGCAGCTTCATCCAGCTCTCATACAGAGGCCTTTTGG GATTCCTGCTCACTATGTCTATCCGCAGGCTTTTGTGCAGCCCGGAGTGGTAATTCCCCACGTTCAGCCCGCAGCAGCCGCTGCTTCCACTACACCTTACATCGATTACACCGGAGCTGCGTATGCCCAGTActcggccgccgccgccgcgtaCGAGCAGTACCCATACGCTGCCTCGccggctgccgccgccgggTACGTGGCGGCGGGGGGCTACGGCTACGCGGTGCAGCAGCCCATCACCGCAGCAGCGCCTGGGACGGCTGCTGCAGCCGCTGCCGCTTTTGGCCAGTACCAGCCCCAACAGCTGCAGACAGACCGTATGCAATAG